In one window of Halomarina pelagica DNA:
- a CDS encoding metallophosphoesterase family protein has product MEIGVISDVHANAVALEAVLSDMPAVEAVVCVGDVVGYGPHPRACVERVRETAAHVVQGNHDRSVATPAAYRHNEMAYEGLRYARERLDDDQRAWLAALPEGATCCDGRVRLVHDHPTERDRYVYPDEFGALSPHLGDERALLLGHTHVQHDEYVDGTLVVNPGSVGQPRDGDPRAAYAVLDVDGPSVEQRRVPYDVERVRAAVETAGLPERTGARLALGK; this is encoded by the coding sequence ATGGAGATCGGTGTCATCTCCGACGTTCACGCGAACGCTGTCGCGCTGGAGGCGGTGCTCTCCGACATGCCGGCGGTCGAGGCGGTGGTCTGCGTCGGCGACGTCGTGGGGTACGGGCCGCACCCGCGGGCGTGCGTCGAGCGCGTCCGGGAGACCGCGGCGCACGTCGTGCAGGGCAACCACGATCGGTCGGTCGCGACGCCGGCGGCGTACCGGCACAACGAGATGGCCTACGAGGGGTTGCGGTACGCCCGCGAACGGCTCGACGACGACCAGCGCGCGTGGCTCGCGGCGCTCCCCGAGGGGGCCACCTGCTGCGACGGGCGCGTGCGGCTGGTCCACGACCACCCGACGGAGCGCGATCGGTACGTCTACCCCGATGAGTTCGGGGCGCTCTCCCCCCACCTCGGCGACGAGCGCGCGCTGCTGCTCGGACACACGCACGTCCAGCACGACGAGTACGTCGACGGCACGCTCGTCGTCAACCCGGGGAGCGTCGGACAGCCCCGCGACGGCGACCCCCGGGCCGCCTACGCCGTCCTCGACGTCGACGGACCGTCGGTCGAGCAGCGGCGCGTCCCCTACGACGTGGAGCGCGTGCGGGCCGCCGTCGAGACTGCCGGGCTACCGGAGCGGACCGGCGCTCGGCTGGCGCTGGGGAAGTGA
- a CDS encoding bifunctional nuclease family protein, translating to MTATATVRGVGVSVSEDGHRTPVVLLDASDRVVPIFISDDQAQSMQLALDGENFERPLTHDLLVDMVMEFGGAIDRVRIDDLADATFYAKIDAEQYRDGERRQLSFDARPSDAIALALRTDCPIEISDEVIDRAGRPASSF from the coding sequence ATGACCGCGACTGCCACGGTGCGCGGTGTGGGCGTGAGCGTCAGCGAGGACGGTCACCGCACGCCCGTGGTACTGCTCGACGCGAGCGATCGCGTCGTTCCGATCTTCATCAGCGACGATCAGGCCCAGTCGATGCAGCTCGCCCTCGACGGGGAGAACTTCGAACGACCGCTCACGCACGACCTCCTCGTCGACATGGTCATGGAGTTCGGCGGAGCCATCGACCGCGTCCGCATCGACGACCTCGCCGACGCCACCTTCTACGCCAAGATCGACGCCGAACAGTACCGCGACGGCGAGCGTCGTCAGCTCTCCTTCGACGCCCGACCCAGCGACGCCATCGCCCTCGCGCTCCGCACCGACTGCCCCATCGAGATCAGCGACGAAGTGATCGACCGGGCGGGGCGGCCGGCGTCTTCCTTCTAG
- a CDS encoding DUF7269 family protein, protein MRALARLGALLALAGLVVAALPRFGAGLSPPDALLLAVGAVAVLAGVVGLRARRRTPETPPLPAPERRRSATVPGGSFDADLSSVTAFTTVGSMHDRDRVYDRLYATAVEVLTRYDGCTPEEARTRLAAGSWTDDPLAAAFFADEGRVGRPLRERLRAVVSSDPAFRRQARRAVAALDSRAAGGR, encoded by the coding sequence ATGCGCGCGCTCGCCCGCCTCGGGGCGCTCCTGGCCCTCGCCGGTCTCGTCGTCGCCGCGCTCCCCCGGTTCGGAGCCGGTCTCTCGCCGCCCGACGCGCTCCTCCTCGCCGTCGGCGCGGTCGCGGTCCTCGCGGGCGTCGTCGGCCTCCGCGCGCGGCGGCGGACGCCCGAGACGCCGCCGCTCCCCGCCCCCGAACGGCGGCGGTCGGCGACCGTCCCCGGCGGATCGTTCGACGCCGACCTCTCGTCGGTCACCGCCTTCACGACCGTCGGTTCGATGCACGACCGCGACCGGGTGTACGACCGCCTGTACGCGACCGCCGTCGAGGTACTCACCCGCTACGACGGCTGCACGCCCGAGGAGGCCCGCACCCGACTCGCGGCCGGTTCGTGGACGGACGACCCGCTGGCGGCCGCGTTCTTCGCCGACGAGGGGCGCGTCGGGCGGCCGCTCCGCGAGCGACTCCGCGCCGTCGTCTCGAGCGACCCGGCGTTCCGCCGGCAGGCCCGTCGCGCCGTCGCCGCCCTCGATAGCCGGGCGGCGGGAGGGCGGTGA
- a CDS encoding M20 family metallopeptidase has protein sequence MDDVRTLARDLVATPSHEDETAAGEYLADWLRERTDAAVAHTDAGVIARRDPGVVGNRGDGSGGRSGDGGDDGEGEEGEEGGEGGEGGDGGDGGGDPNDPWAVDGGLALVGHHDVVPPDESQVDADGGYAIEERDGRLYGRGSADMKGALAAMCCAFRDADAPCVLASFAGEERGGAGARRAIDSGFAPDYAIVGEGSTGYSAPGVTDVAVAHKGRQASRLVVRGAAAHASEPEAGENAIYRALDAVEIVRGLDAPTATVLGEDLAGSVVVTEIDGGSAWNVVPERCEVTVDERTVPGARADLGRVEGIEGVEWRVEQDLPPMACRDDAFADAVLAAADGAQSGSPERVAKPHATDAGWLAAAGTACVVCGAAEPGEAHTAGESVSLAVLDRCYGIYREAIERVASR, from the coding sequence ATGGACGACGTTCGAACCCTCGCCCGCGACCTCGTCGCGACCCCGAGCCACGAGGACGAGACCGCCGCCGGCGAGTACCTCGCGGACTGGCTCCGCGAACGCACCGACGCCGCGGTCGCGCACACCGACGCCGGGGTGATCGCCCGGCGAGATCCCGGGGTGGTCGGTAACCGAGGCGACGGGAGCGGCGGACGGAGCGGGGACGGCGGAGACGATGGGGAGGGCGAGGAGGGCGAGGAGGGCGGGGAGGGCGGGGAGGGCGGGGACGGCGGGGACGGTGGGGGCGACCCGAACGACCCGTGGGCCGTCGACGGGGGCCTCGCGCTCGTCGGGCACCACGACGTGGTGCCGCCGGACGAATCGCAGGTCGACGCGGACGGGGGATACGCCATAGAGGAGCGTGACGGCCGCCTCTACGGCCGCGGCAGCGCCGACATGAAGGGTGCGCTCGCCGCGATGTGCTGCGCCTTCCGCGACGCGGACGCCCCCTGCGTCCTCGCCTCGTTCGCGGGCGAGGAGCGGGGCGGCGCGGGCGCGCGTCGCGCCATCGACTCGGGGTTCGCGCCCGACTACGCGATCGTCGGCGAGGGGTCGACGGGCTACTCCGCGCCCGGCGTGACGGACGTGGCGGTCGCGCACAAGGGGCGGCAGGCGAGCCGGCTGGTCGTCCGCGGTGCCGCGGCCCACGCAAGCGAACCAGAAGCGGGCGAGAACGCGATCTACCGGGCGCTCGACGCCGTCGAGATCGTCCGCGGCCTCGACGCGCCGACCGCGACCGTCCTCGGTGAGGACCTCGCGGGGAGCGTCGTCGTCACCGAGATCGACGGCGGTAGCGCGTGGAACGTCGTCCCCGAACGGTGCGAGGTGACCGTCGACGAGCGCACCGTCCCCGGCGCGCGGGCGGACCTCGGGCGGGTCGAGGGGATCGAGGGCGTCGAGTGGCGCGTCGAGCAGGACCTCCCGCCGATGGCCTGTCGGGACGACGCGTTCGCGGACGCGGTGCTGGCCGCCGCCGACGGAGCGCAGTCGGGGTCCCCCGAGCGCGTCGCCAAGCCCCACGCGACCGACGCCGGGTGGCTCGCGGCCGCGGGCACGGCGTGCGTCGTCTGCGGCGCGGCGGAGCCGGGTGAGGCGCACACCGCAGGTGAGAGCGTCTCGCTCGCCGTACTCGATCGGTGCTACGGGATCTACCGGGAGGCGATCGAGCGGGTCGCATCGCGCTGA
- a CDS encoding amidase, protein MTGDLLFSSATDLARRIRTGDLSSVALVEACLDRIDARNDRTNAFVTVCADEARAAAAAADRAVERGDDLGPLHGLPVAIKDLTPVAGVRTTYGSVPLADHVPERDAPAVCRLRAAGAVVLGKTNTSEFGHVATTDNDLFGPTATPYDAERTAGGSSGGSAAAVADGLVPLAQGTDAGGSVRIPAACCGVYGLKPTFGLVPRRTRPDAIADALPFTCTGPLTRTVADAALLLDAMAGAHPADPFSLPSPETETGFVAALDAPVTDLRVAYSPTLDAFPVAGEVRDLVDEAVGALADAGMTVERADPDLGGMWDRARRGSLTVFQAKMAALAAGSEEAFGVDLRERMDELSGVVAPMIRRGREHSAVALSEANAVRTAVFDAVQALLGEYDLLACPTLAVPPFSKEAFGPEEVEGEPIDPYAGWYLTQPFNMTGHPAASIPAGWTDDGLPVGLQLVGQRHGDATVLAANAAYERERPWRGRYPPR, encoded by the coding sequence ATGACCGGGGATCTGCTCTTCTCGTCGGCGACGGACCTCGCCCGCCGGATCCGAACGGGCGACCTCTCGTCGGTCGCGCTCGTCGAGGCCTGTCTCGACCGGATCGACGCACGCAACGATCGAACGAACGCCTTCGTCACCGTCTGCGCGGACGAGGCGCGGGCCGCCGCGGCGGCCGCCGACCGCGCGGTCGAACGGGGCGACGACCTCGGGCCGCTGCACGGTCTTCCGGTCGCGATCAAGGACCTCACGCCGGTCGCGGGCGTGCGGACGACGTACGGTTCGGTCCCGCTCGCCGATCACGTCCCCGAGCGCGACGCCCCGGCGGTCTGCCGCCTGCGCGCGGCGGGTGCCGTCGTCCTCGGCAAGACCAACACCTCCGAGTTCGGGCACGTCGCGACCACCGACAACGACCTGTTCGGTCCGACGGCGACGCCGTACGACGCAGAGCGCACGGCCGGCGGCTCCTCCGGCGGGAGCGCGGCGGCCGTCGCGGACGGCCTCGTCCCGCTCGCGCAGGGGACCGACGCCGGCGGGTCCGTCCGCATCCCCGCCGCCTGCTGCGGCGTGTACGGTCTCAAACCGACCTTTGGTCTGGTGCCTCGGCGCACGCGCCCCGACGCGATCGCCGACGCCCTCCCGTTCACCTGCACCGGCCCGCTGACGCGAACTGTGGCGGACGCCGCGCTGCTGCTCGACGCGATGGCCGGGGCGCACCCCGCAGACCCCTTCTCGCTCCCATCGCCGGAGACGGAGACGGGCTTCGTCGCCGCCCTCGACGCGCCCGTGACGGATCTGCGCGTCGCCTACAGCCCGACGCTCGACGCCTTCCCGGTGGCGGGCGAGGTGCGCGACCTCGTGGACGAGGCGGTCGGTGCCCTCGCCGACGCGGGGATGACGGTCGAGCGCGCCGATCCCGACCTCGGCGGGATGTGGGATCGCGCCCGCCGGGGATCGCTCACGGTCTTCCAGGCGAAGATGGCGGCGCTCGCCGCCGGCTCGGAGGAGGCGTTCGGCGTCGACCTGCGCGAGCGCATGGACGAGTTGAGCGGCGTGGTCGCGCCGATGATCCGCCGCGGCCGGGAGCACTCGGCCGTCGCGCTCTCCGAGGCGAACGCCGTCCGGACGGCGGTCTTCGACGCGGTGCAGGCGCTCCTCGGGGAGTACGACCTGCTCGCCTGTCCGACGCTCGCGGTGCCGCCCTTCTCGAAGGAGGCGTTCGGCCCCGAGGAGGTCGAGGGCGAGCCGATCGACCCCTACGCCGGCTGGTACCTCACCCAGCCGTTCAACATGACCGGCCACCCCGCGGCGTCGATCCCGGCGGGCTGGACGGACGACGGCCTCCCGGTCGGGCTTCAACTGGTCGGTCAGCGCCACGGCGACGCCACGGTGCTCGCGGCCAACGCCGCCTACGAGCGCGAGCGGCCGTGGCGGGGGCGGTACCCGCCGCGCTGA
- a CDS encoding DUF7519 family protein, whose translation MSESVVDARPSGAAVGVATAAALVAALPLAVTPLSLPLGLSGVLLLASGTATGSERGATVGVGALLAGVVVAGLGGAGAATLLFATGASVVAWDAAAQAIDLGATLGRAADAPRPLAVHVAATAGLVAAAAALGYVTFRLSAGGRPLLALVLLLVGALALAAALRA comes from the coding sequence GTGAGCGAGTCGGTCGTCGACGCCAGACCGTCCGGCGCGGCGGTCGGGGTGGCGACGGCGGCGGCGCTCGTCGCCGCGCTCCCGCTCGCGGTCACGCCCCTCTCGCTCCCGCTCGGACTGTCGGGCGTCCTCCTGCTCGCGAGCGGCACCGCCACCGGCTCGGAGCGGGGGGCCACGGTGGGCGTCGGCGCGCTCCTCGCGGGGGTCGTCGTCGCGGGCCTCGGCGGCGCGGGGGCGGCGACCCTCCTGTTCGCGACGGGGGCGTCGGTCGTCGCGTGGGACGCCGCCGCGCAGGCGATCGACCTCGGGGCGACGCTCGGCCGGGCGGCGGACGCTCCACGGCCGCTCGCGGTCCACGTCGCCGCGACCGCCGGCCTCGTGGCCGCGGCAGCGGCCCTCGGCTACGTCACCTTCCGCCTCTCCGCGGGCGGGCGGCCGCTCCTCGCGCTCGTGCTGCTGCTCGTCGGCGCGCTCGCGCTCGCGGCGGCCCTGCGCGCCTGA
- a CDS encoding AAA family ATPase, which yields MDIDEARDACDAVADAVLSGVVAEREFLDHVLLGVLTRGHVLIEDVPGTGKTLTARLFAAALGLSFSRVQFTPDLLPADVTGTFVFNERTREFEFTEGPIFANVVLADEINRAPPKTQSALLEAMEEGQVTADGETRALPDPFFVVATANPVEQEGTFPLPEAQVDRFVAKTGVGYPDPEGEVELLRRRAGRETRSPEVERVLDPESVRALRRVPERVRVEDDLLDYVVALAGATREDRRVRVGVSPRGTQRLFEAARARAVLAGRAFVTPDDVKRVARPVLAHRLVLTPDATVENVSKAAVVDDVLDAVPVPTV from the coding sequence ATGGACATCGACGAGGCGCGCGACGCCTGCGACGCGGTCGCCGACGCGGTGCTGTCCGGCGTCGTCGCCGAACGGGAGTTCCTCGACCACGTGCTGCTCGGCGTGCTCACCCGGGGACACGTGCTCATCGAGGACGTGCCGGGGACCGGGAAGACGCTCACCGCCCGCCTGTTCGCCGCGGCGCTCGGCCTGTCGTTCTCGCGCGTGCAGTTCACCCCCGACCTCCTGCCCGCCGACGTGACGGGGACGTTCGTCTTCAACGAGCGGACCCGCGAGTTCGAGTTCACCGAGGGACCGATCTTCGCGAACGTGGTGCTCGCCGACGAGATCAACCGCGCGCCGCCGAAGACGCAGTCGGCCCTGCTGGAGGCGATGGAGGAGGGGCAGGTGACCGCCGACGGCGAGACCCGCGCGCTGCCGGATCCGTTCTTCGTCGTCGCGACGGCCAACCCCGTCGAACAGGAGGGGACCTTCCCGCTCCCCGAGGCGCAGGTCGATCGCTTCGTCGCGAAGACCGGCGTCGGCTACCCGGACCCTGAGGGCGAGGTCGAACTCCTCCGCCGGCGGGCGGGCCGCGAGACGCGCAGCCCCGAGGTCGAGCGCGTCCTCGACCCCGAGTCCGTCCGCGCGCTCCGACGGGTCCCCGAGCGGGTGCGCGTCGAGGACGACCTGCTCGACTACGTGGTCGCGCTCGCCGGGGCGACCCGCGAGGATCGCCGGGTCCGCGTCGGCGTCTCGCCGCGCGGCACGCAGCGGCTGTTCGAGGCCGCCCGGGCGCGCGCCGTCCTCGCCGGCCGGGCCTTCGTCACCCCCGACGACGTGAAGCGCGTCGCCCGACCGGTGCTCGCCCACCGCCTCGTACTGACCCCCGACGCGACGGTCGAGAACGTGTCGAAGGCGGCGGTCGTCGACGACGTGCTCGACGCCGTCCCCGTCCCGACGGTCTGA
- a CDS encoding DUF4129 domain-containing protein — MNRERATPLVLASLAVLALGAAAATLDSARRGPVAGSGSSQGLPRPTPSPAPPEELSILFEVLLGLLVVVALAAVARWLYREGRSAVVTTLVALAVVALLVLVVYSLFPFGGPLPGVNASNAGNGSGLFGGNGPGLFPGGGNGGGESSLPIAAIRPAPALLALLAVVLVGAVAVVVRATGDGGPPDPAAEPEPSDPVDVRAVGAAAGRAADRIDADADLSNAVFRAWKEMTDHLDVSNPDASTPGEFEAAAVAAGMDPADVRELTGLFEAVRYGGVDADETREERAVVALRRIERTYGGDG, encoded by the coding sequence GTGAATCGCGAACGCGCCACGCCCCTGGTCCTCGCGTCGCTGGCCGTTCTCGCCCTCGGTGCGGCCGCCGCCACGCTCGACTCGGCTCGGAGGGGTCCCGTCGCCGGCTCCGGGAGCAGCCAGGGCCTCCCACGGCCGACGCCGTCGCCGGCCCCGCCCGAGGAGCTGTCGATCCTGTTCGAGGTCCTTCTCGGCCTGCTCGTCGTCGTCGCACTCGCCGCGGTCGCCCGCTGGCTCTACCGCGAGGGCCGGTCGGCGGTGGTCACGACCCTCGTCGCGCTGGCGGTCGTCGCGCTCCTCGTCCTCGTCGTCTACTCCCTCTTCCCGTTCGGCGGGCCGCTCCCGGGGGTGAACGCGTCGAACGCGGGCAACGGGAGCGGTCTGTTCGGCGGGAACGGGCCGGGACTGTTCCCCGGCGGGGGGAACGGGGGCGGCGAGTCCTCGCTGCCGATCGCGGCGATCCGCCCCGCGCCGGCGCTGCTCGCCCTGCTCGCGGTCGTCCTCGTCGGGGCCGTCGCGGTGGTCGTCCGGGCGACCGGCGACGGCGGGCCGCCCGACCCCGCCGCGGAACCCGAACCGTCCGACCCCGTGGACGTGCGGGCCGTCGGCGCGGCGGCCGGTCGCGCGGCGGATCGCATCGACGCCGACGCCGACCTCTCGAACGCCGTCTTCCGGGCGTGGAAGGAGATGACCGATCACCTCGACGTGTCGAACCCCGACGCGAGTACGCCCGGGGAGTTCGAGGCGGCGGCCGTCGCCGCCGGGATGGATCCGGCGGACGTGCGCGAACTGACGGGCCTGTTCGAGGCGGTTCGGTACGGGGGCGTCGACGCCGACGAGACGCGCGAGGAGCGCGCCGTCGTCGCCCTCCGGCGCATCGAGCGCACTTACGGGGGTGACGGGTAG
- a CDS encoding PINc/VapC family ATPase, producing MNVVPDTSVVVDGRVSELVESGEFADAVVYVPEAVVSELEAQANSDREIGWQGLEELQRLAELADAGRVQLEYVGRRPNEEEIRRARAGEIDAIIRDVASEHDATFVTSDVVQGEVAKAKGLDVRYLEPYDTEVGELAVESYFDEETMSVHLKTGMVPMAKRGTVGEMRYEAIGDEELDDETMREYVHDIRNAADASDEGFTELSEPGMRIVQFRNYRIAIAEPPFSDGVEITAVRPIAKTSIEDYSHVEEMKERLLDQQRGVLIAGAPGAGKSTFAQAVAEFLADADYSVKTMEKPRDLQVGPNITQYTELDGQMEKTADALLMVRPDYTIYDEVRKTSDFRTFSDMRLAGVGMVGVVHATRAIDALQRLVGRVELGMIPQVVDTVAYVEAGDLTTVYDVKTEVKVPAGLMEEDLARPVIVVSDHETGTPEYEIYTFNRQVVTVPLGDEEEERETGVGRIAKQEIEREIRSVARGHVQVDLQGQNRAVVYVEEDDISYVIGKGGGRINQIEDRLGIDIDVRTLDERPRASAGGGGRSGGERSAGERVTPEITGRHIIVPLGGHAGETVEVRADGDYLFTATVSRGGEIQVSRGSAIAEEMEGAIDRGEAITVVPS from the coding sequence ATGAACGTCGTTCCGGACACGAGCGTGGTCGTCGACGGCCGCGTGTCCGAGCTGGTCGAGAGCGGCGAGTTCGCCGACGCCGTCGTCTACGTCCCCGAAGCCGTGGTGAGCGAACTCGAAGCTCAGGCCAACAGCGACCGCGAGATCGGCTGGCAGGGCCTCGAAGAACTCCAGCGCCTCGCGGAACTCGCCGACGCGGGGCGGGTCCAGCTCGAATACGTCGGCCGCCGGCCGAACGAGGAGGAGATCCGTCGCGCCCGCGCGGGCGAGATCGACGCGATCATCCGCGACGTGGCGAGCGAGCACGACGCCACGTTCGTCACCAGCGACGTCGTGCAGGGCGAGGTGGCGAAGGCGAAGGGCCTCGACGTGCGCTACCTCGAACCGTACGACACCGAGGTGGGGGAACTCGCCGTCGAGTCCTACTTCGACGAGGAGACGATGAGCGTCCACCTGAAGACGGGGATGGTCCCGATGGCGAAGCGCGGCACGGTCGGCGAGATGCGCTACGAGGCCATCGGTGACGAGGAACTGGACGACGAGACGATGCGCGAGTACGTCCACGACATCAGAAACGCCGCCGACGCCTCCGACGAGGGCTTCACCGAACTCTCCGAACCGGGGATGCGGATCGTCCAGTTCCGCAACTACCGCATCGCCATCGCCGAACCGCCGTTCAGCGACGGCGTCGAGATCACCGCCGTCAGGCCAATCGCCAAGACGAGCATCGAGGACTACAGCCACGTCGAGGAGATGAAAGAGCGCCTGCTCGACCAGCAGCGCGGCGTCCTCATCGCCGGGGCACCCGGTGCCGGGAAGTCTACGTTCGCGCAGGCGGTCGCCGAGTTCCTCGCGGACGCCGACTACTCGGTGAAGACGATGGAGAAGCCCCGCGACCTCCAGGTCGGCCCGAACATCACGCAGTACACGGAACTCGACGGGCAGATGGAGAAGACCGCCGACGCCCTCCTGATGGTCCGGCCGGACTACACCATCTACGACGAGGTCAGAAAGACCAGCGACTTCCGTACGTTCTCGGACATGCGCCTCGCGGGCGTCGGGATGGTCGGGGTCGTCCACGCCACGCGCGCCATCGACGCCCTCCAGCGTCTCGTGGGGCGCGTCGAACTCGGCATGATCCCGCAGGTCGTCGACACCGTCGCGTACGTCGAGGCCGGCGACCTCACGACCGTCTACGACGTGAAGACGGAGGTGAAGGTACCCGCCGGGCTGATGGAGGAGGACCTCGCCCGCCCGGTGATCGTCGTCAGCGACCACGAGACCGGGACGCCGGAGTACGAGATCTACACCTTCAACCGCCAGGTCGTCACCGTCCCCCTCGGCGACGAGGAGGAGGAGCGCGAGACGGGCGTCGGTCGCATCGCGAAGCAGGAGATCGAGCGCGAGATCCGCTCGGTCGCCCGCGGCCACGTGCAGGTCGACCTGCAGGGGCAGAACCGGGCCGTCGTCTACGTCGAGGAGGACGACATCTCCTACGTCATCGGGAAGGGCGGCGGTCGCATCAACCAGATCGAGGACCGCCTCGGCATCGACATCGACGTGCGGACGCTCGACGAGCGCCCCCGGGCGAGCGCCGGGGGCGGCGGGCGTTCCGGCGGCGAACGGAGCGCCGGCGAGCGCGTCACCCCCGAGATCACGGGCCGCCACATCATCGTCCCGCTCGGCGGCCACGCGGGCGAGACGGTCGAGGTGCGCGCCGACGGCGACTACCTCTTCACCGCCACCGTCTCCCGCGGCGGCGAGATCCAGGTCTCCCGCGGCAGCGCGATCGCCGAGGAGATGGAGGGGGCGATCGATCGCGGGGAGGCGATCACGGTGGTGCCGTCGTAG
- a CDS encoding DUF58 domain-containing protein, giving the protein MDVPLTRRTEYWRGLNAITLLLAGVGILVGRPPLVLAATVPLVLAAVAHGASPPDVRLSVERTLSTDRPAVGESVEVVVEVTNEGDALLADVRVLDGVPLALAVADGSPRHGTALRPGRSTTFSYAVTAARGRHRFDPPLVVARDPTGAAERRVEVPCETELTCVPRLPAPVSLSIRASATGITGETTTGEGGPGIAFHSVREYRRGDPLGRIAWRRSAGTDDLRTVEFHRERSATVVVVIDAREEAYVAPAADDPPAIERCVEAAGAVLRGRLDAGDRVGVAALGPTDCWLAPSAGDGHRQRARDLLATHPALAPTRPDEPFFPTLRLSRLRRRFPAGAQVVLCTPLVDDYAVSAARRLDAAGHPVTVVSPDPTASATAGERLARVERSLRASTLREAGVPVLDWADEPLSTAVERAARRRSA; this is encoded by the coding sequence ATGGACGTCCCGCTCACTCGCCGGACGGAGTACTGGCGCGGGCTGAACGCGATCACCCTGCTGCTCGCGGGGGTCGGCATCCTGGTCGGTCGCCCCCCGCTCGTCCTCGCCGCGACGGTCCCGCTCGTCCTCGCCGCCGTCGCGCACGGCGCGTCGCCGCCCGACGTGCGCCTCTCCGTCGAGCGGACCCTGTCGACCGACCGCCCGGCGGTGGGCGAGTCCGTGGAGGTGGTCGTCGAGGTGACGAACGAGGGCGACGCGCTCCTCGCGGACGTGCGAGTGCTCGACGGCGTCCCCCTCGCGCTGGCGGTGGCCGACGGCAGTCCGCGGCACGGGACGGCGCTCCGCCCCGGTCGTTCGACGACCTTCTCCTACGCGGTGACGGCGGCGCGCGGCCGCCACCGGTTCGATCCGCCGCTGGTCGTCGCCCGCGATCCGACCGGCGCGGCCGAGCGCCGCGTCGAGGTGCCGTGCGAGACGGAACTGACCTGCGTCCCCCGACTTCCCGCCCCCGTCTCGCTCTCGATCCGCGCGTCGGCGACGGGCATCACCGGCGAGACGACGACGGGGGAGGGGGGACCGGGGATCGCCTTCCACTCCGTGCGCGAGTACCGCCGGGGCGACCCGCTCGGGCGCATCGCGTGGCGGCGGAGCGCGGGCACCGACGACCTGCGCACCGTCGAGTTCCACCGCGAGCGCTCGGCGACCGTCGTCGTCGTGATCGACGCCCGCGAGGAGGCGTACGTCGCGCCCGCCGCGGACGACCCGCCCGCGATCGAGCGGTGCGTCGAGGCGGCGGGCGCGGTCCTCCGGGGTCGCCTCGACGCCGGCGACCGGGTCGGCGTCGCCGCGCTCGGGCCGACGGACTGCTGGCTCGCGCCGAGCGCGGGCGACGGCCACCGACAGCGGGCGCGCGACCTCCTCGCGACGCACCCGGCGCTGGCACCGACCAGGCCCGACGAACCGTTCTTCCCGACGCTGCGGCTCTCGCGGTTGCGGCGGCGGTTCCCGGCGGGCGCGCAGGTCGTCCTCTGCACGCCGCTGGTCGACGACTACGCGGTCAGCGCGGCCCGTCGTCTCGACGCCGCCGGCCACCCCGTGACGGTCGTCAGCCCCGACCCGACGGCGTCGGCGACCGCCGGCGAACGGCTCGCGCGGGTCGAGCGCTCGCTGCGCGCCTCGACGCTCCGCGAAGCGGGCGTCCCCGTCCTCGACTGGGCGGACGAACCGCTGTCGACGGCGGTCGAGCGCGCCGCCCGGAGGCGATCGGCGTGA
- a CDS encoding GYD domain-containing protein, which translates to MNTYMALVDVRETIQNVQELASVWGEIRNEIHDLDGTLTDAYAVLGEHDYLLLFEAPNRDRALQISLVVERRGLDMQTMELIPVDRFGELVDDI; encoded by the coding sequence ATGAACACGTACATGGCGCTCGTCGACGTGCGGGAGACGATCCAGAACGTTCAGGAACTCGCGAGCGTCTGGGGGGAGATCCGTAACGAGATCCACGACCTTGACGGCACTCTCACGGACGCCTACGCCGTCCTCGGCGAGCACGACTACCTCCTCCTGTTCGAAGCGCCGAACCGCGACCGCGCGCTCCAGATCTCGCTCGTCGTCGAGCGTCGCGGGCTGGACATGCAGACGATGGAACTGATCCCCGTCGATCGCTTCGGGGAACTGGTCGACGACATTTAA